Proteins from a single region of Neodiprion virginianus isolate iyNeoVirg1 chromosome 4, iyNeoVirg1.1, whole genome shotgun sequence:
- the LOC124302632 gene encoding protein zwilch isoform X1, which produces MASVRGVRGVILPDETIIVSETAKFSYDNLLDLLSLKSKKMLFLHRELISNRVSTTLFKLTPSKTFQERRSDPDGSELSDLDVTGSPLEYELGYPKLDETVYDCKNWRKEAEFHSPLSRLEASAALNYCSEYTSDDDWKLPVLAICDGKDADKTVLLGSYYEDGWFTTTQVQILDDQKLISIEKLPAALLKEYIDTFSVQKHKVCIATKSTYELCGKRPGITDVSDLPPGGFNGNLSIEVNWNTLSFYAPVMDSTTTLVMEMTPYWDGSRLKNLWKELKVLDQYLSMLEQSRNNEKLPKLASLNSAISEENREKLNKLINGENERNESCEDNTNENDGHVSDDVKLEKIVAVIKFRENMDFADLLWEFLTGCHDYAQVAGCLLTLLQEVQSGYARPQAISTNSAKINKIISNVIFQKEAMPIISENLLLELLIDAGLRKLCKDYTYILSCADLIDLCDIRATLCDPQEGTFDIEDYRNKLTSLVEIHLCLEFTLFAQNYLNCSTVNLKHILRPAFREHTCKNSTLKSSTILNQKSIQSLKVVIPTIVVEDIIQGSPSSWSLTLSSTSSTAKVTTTSLLTCTPIIPPNIYCFDSSNKRDVYHFLKLYSSSSKIA; this is translated from the exons ATGGCTAGTGTTCGTGGAGTGAGAGGGGTCATCCTTCCAGATGAAACTATAATAGTCAGTGAGACTGCCAAGTTCTCATACGATAACCTTTTAGACTTATTGTCATTAAAGTCGAAAAAGATGTTATTTTTGCACAGagag CTAATCTCTAATCGTGTTTCCACTACTCTATTCAAGCTTACTCCTTCCAAAACCTTCCAAGAGAGAAGATCTGATCCCGATGGGTCAGAGTTGAGTG ACTTAGACGTCACTGGATCACCACTGGAATATGAGCTGGGTTATCCAAAACTTGACGAAACTGTATATGACTGCAAGAATTGGAGAAAAGAAGCAGAATTTCATTCACCATTATCCAGATTAGAAGCAAG TGCCGCATTGAATTACTGTTCTGAGTATACTTCCGATGACGACTGGAAATTGCCTGTGTTGGCGATATGCGATGGAAAAGATGCCGATAAAACGGTATTATTGGGATCTTACTATGAGGATGGATGGTTTACTACAACACAAGTACAAATTTTGGATGATCAAAAATTGATAAGCATTGAAAAGCTTCCTGCCGCACTGCTCAAAGAATATATCGACACGTTTTCAGTCCAAAAGCATAAG GTATGTATAGCCACGAAAAGTACCTACGAATTATGCGGGAAAAGACCAGGGATTACAGATGTGTCGGATCTGCCACCGGGTGGTTTCAATGGTAATTTGAGCATTGAAGTAAACTGGAATACTTTATCATTTTACGCTCCGGTCATGGATTCAACAACTACATTG GTCATGGAGATGACACCGTACTGGGATGGAagccgtttgaaaaatttgtggaaaGAATTGAAAGTACTCGATCAGTATTTAAGCATGTTAGAGCAATCTCGGAATAATGAGAAACTGCCCAAACTTGCTTCATTAAATTCAGCT ATTTCAGaggaaaatagagaaaaattaaataaattaataaacgGAGAGAATGAGCGGAACGAATCTTGTGAAGATAATACTAATGAAAACGATGGACACGTTTCTGATGAcgtgaaattggaaaaaattgtcgCCGTTATTAAATTCAGAGAAAACATGGATTTTGCCGATTTGTTATGGGAATTCCTTACag GCTGTCATGATTACGCGCAAGTAGCTGGCTGTCTTCTTACCCTACTACAGGAAGTCCAATCAGGCTACGCTAGACCTCAG GCTATTTCAACTAATTCAgcaaaaatcaacaaaatcaTATCTAACGTGATCTTTCAAAAAGAAGCGATGCCCATAATTAGTGAAAACTTACTATTGGAGCTTTTGATAGATGCCGGCTTGCGAAAACTCTGCAAAGATTATACTTACATATTATCGTGTGCAGATTTGATTGATCTTTGCGATATTCGGGCAACGCTGTGCGATCCACAGGAAGGGACGTTTGACATCGAAGACTACCG aaataaGCTGACATCATTGGTAGAGATACATTTGTGCCTAGAGTTTACATTGTTTGCACAAAACTACTTGAATTGTTCAACTGTCAATTTAAAGCACATCCTTAGACCTGCTTTTCGAGAACATACGTGCAAAAATTCAACTCTCAAATCCTCTACGATTCTAAACCAGAAATCGATACAATCCTTGAAAGTCGTGATACCAACGATCGTGGTGGAAGATATTATACAAGG ATCACCTTCTTCGTGGAGTTTAACATTGTCATCGACATCTAGTACTGCAAAAGTTACTACAACATCGCTTTTGACTTGTACTCCAATTATCCCCCCGAATATTTACTGCTTTG ATTCGTCCAACAAACGTGATGTATATCACTTTTTGAAACTTTATTCATCATCTTCCAAAATTGCCTAA
- the LOC124302632 gene encoding protein zwilch isoform X2, with the protein MASVRGVRGVILPDETIIVSETAKFSYDNLLDLLSLKSKKMLFLHRELTPSKTFQERRSDPDGSELSDLDVTGSPLEYELGYPKLDETVYDCKNWRKEAEFHSPLSRLEASAALNYCSEYTSDDDWKLPVLAICDGKDADKTVLLGSYYEDGWFTTTQVQILDDQKLISIEKLPAALLKEYIDTFSVQKHKVCIATKSTYELCGKRPGITDVSDLPPGGFNGNLSIEVNWNTLSFYAPVMDSTTTLVMEMTPYWDGSRLKNLWKELKVLDQYLSMLEQSRNNEKLPKLASLNSAISEENREKLNKLINGENERNESCEDNTNENDGHVSDDVKLEKIVAVIKFRENMDFADLLWEFLTGCHDYAQVAGCLLTLLQEVQSGYARPQAISTNSAKINKIISNVIFQKEAMPIISENLLLELLIDAGLRKLCKDYTYILSCADLIDLCDIRATLCDPQEGTFDIEDYRNKLTSLVEIHLCLEFTLFAQNYLNCSTVNLKHILRPAFREHTCKNSTLKSSTILNQKSIQSLKVVIPTIVVEDIIQGSPSSWSLTLSSTSSTAKVTTTSLLTCTPIIPPNIYCFDSSNKRDVYHFLKLYSSSSKIA; encoded by the exons ATGGCTAGTGTTCGTGGAGTGAGAGGGGTCATCCTTCCAGATGAAACTATAATAGTCAGTGAGACTGCCAAGTTCTCATACGATAACCTTTTAGACTTATTGTCATTAAAGTCGAAAAAGATGTTATTTTTGCACAGagag CTTACTCCTTCCAAAACCTTCCAAGAGAGAAGATCTGATCCCGATGGGTCAGAGTTGAGTG ACTTAGACGTCACTGGATCACCACTGGAATATGAGCTGGGTTATCCAAAACTTGACGAAACTGTATATGACTGCAAGAATTGGAGAAAAGAAGCAGAATTTCATTCACCATTATCCAGATTAGAAGCAAG TGCCGCATTGAATTACTGTTCTGAGTATACTTCCGATGACGACTGGAAATTGCCTGTGTTGGCGATATGCGATGGAAAAGATGCCGATAAAACGGTATTATTGGGATCTTACTATGAGGATGGATGGTTTACTACAACACAAGTACAAATTTTGGATGATCAAAAATTGATAAGCATTGAAAAGCTTCCTGCCGCACTGCTCAAAGAATATATCGACACGTTTTCAGTCCAAAAGCATAAG GTATGTATAGCCACGAAAAGTACCTACGAATTATGCGGGAAAAGACCAGGGATTACAGATGTGTCGGATCTGCCACCGGGTGGTTTCAATGGTAATTTGAGCATTGAAGTAAACTGGAATACTTTATCATTTTACGCTCCGGTCATGGATTCAACAACTACATTG GTCATGGAGATGACACCGTACTGGGATGGAagccgtttgaaaaatttgtggaaaGAATTGAAAGTACTCGATCAGTATTTAAGCATGTTAGAGCAATCTCGGAATAATGAGAAACTGCCCAAACTTGCTTCATTAAATTCAGCT ATTTCAGaggaaaatagagaaaaattaaataaattaataaacgGAGAGAATGAGCGGAACGAATCTTGTGAAGATAATACTAATGAAAACGATGGACACGTTTCTGATGAcgtgaaattggaaaaaattgtcgCCGTTATTAAATTCAGAGAAAACATGGATTTTGCCGATTTGTTATGGGAATTCCTTACag GCTGTCATGATTACGCGCAAGTAGCTGGCTGTCTTCTTACCCTACTACAGGAAGTCCAATCAGGCTACGCTAGACCTCAG GCTATTTCAACTAATTCAgcaaaaatcaacaaaatcaTATCTAACGTGATCTTTCAAAAAGAAGCGATGCCCATAATTAGTGAAAACTTACTATTGGAGCTTTTGATAGATGCCGGCTTGCGAAAACTCTGCAAAGATTATACTTACATATTATCGTGTGCAGATTTGATTGATCTTTGCGATATTCGGGCAACGCTGTGCGATCCACAGGAAGGGACGTTTGACATCGAAGACTACCG aaataaGCTGACATCATTGGTAGAGATACATTTGTGCCTAGAGTTTACATTGTTTGCACAAAACTACTTGAATTGTTCAACTGTCAATTTAAAGCACATCCTTAGACCTGCTTTTCGAGAACATACGTGCAAAAATTCAACTCTCAAATCCTCTACGATTCTAAACCAGAAATCGATACAATCCTTGAAAGTCGTGATACCAACGATCGTGGTGGAAGATATTATACAAGG ATCACCTTCTTCGTGGAGTTTAACATTGTCATCGACATCTAGTACTGCAAAAGTTACTACAACATCGCTTTTGACTTGTACTCCAATTATCCCCCCGAATATTTACTGCTTTG ATTCGTCCAACAAACGTGATGTATATCACTTTTTGAAACTTTATTCATCATCTTCCAAAATTGCCTAA
- the LOC124302628 gene encoding centaurin-gamma-1A isoform X1: MTTGQSGHDYALAIRQEIQRFESVHPSIYAIYDLIDLISDTHIAKQIREHVVAIEDSFVNSHEWTLARDVPELHLGIIGSSDSGKSALVHRYLTGSFMHEESPEGGRFKKEVFVNDQSYLLLIRDEGSVPELQFSSWIDAVLLVFSLESEDSFSRIYSYYNRMCSFRNMIDVPKVLVGVQDSINDTNPRIIKDMRPRKLASELKCPYYETCAVYGLNVERVFQDVCQRIIENISSKHFRCNGQSSGEDDKKHSAPVITKHVQPPTKDMDIVCPIPKDSVSSNYHSPGTEKDDETTIRSGNDSSSHVDPVTTNDSFQYIQNQHGELRTSILTPTTIRKFRRKSNIFTPSKKEKYNMGEMGVGREIPAKQGYLFKRSSKSLKEWKKKYVTLLEDGRLTYHSSLHDYMNDSNGKEILLQYVTVKVPGKTPKGSKATVAQEDSFEFSIISLENKTWHFEANNADDRDSWILAIEQQILSSLQNSDTDKKNETDAFKMHCIKYKISGNDACVDCGAPNPDWASLNMGVLMCIECSGIHRNLGSHISKVRSLDLDDWSSGQLSVMLALGNDIANSVWEYCLNGKQKPNSESPREDKEQWIRWKYEEKAFLPPINPNISLGKLLIDSICRGDTRAFTLCLARCTCEDINISVSAEDLRTPLHLACATGNLAMAQLLIWQKANPHSLDHEGRTCMSYVQALERTIDNSSDSMEMQKLLEVLEQASISGVDDSETVQY; encoded by the exons ATGACAACAGGCCAAAGTGGACATGACTACGCTCTTGCAATTAGACAAGAAATCCAGCGTTTCGAAAGTGTTCATCCCTCAATATACGCTATTTATGACCTTATAGATCTCATATCTGATACACACATTGCCAAACAAATTCGAGAGCACGTTGTTGCTATTGAAG ACTCCTTTGTTAACAGTCACGAATGGACTTTAGCAAGAGACGTCCCAGAATTACATCTAGGTATCATTGGCTCATCAGATTCCGGGAAGTCCGCCCTAGTTCATAGGTACCTCACAGGATCTTTTATGCACGAGGAATCTCCGGAAGGCGGTCGTTTCAAAAAGGAAGTTTTTGTCAATGATCAAAGCTATTTGCTCCTTATTAGAGATGAAGGCAGTGTTCCAGAATTGCAA TTTTCTTCATGGATAGATGCAGTACTATTGGTATTTAGTTTAGAAAGTGAGGATAGCTTCTCCCGGATATATAGTTATTACAACCGAATGTGTTCATTTCGAAACATGATTGATGTGCCGAAAGTACTTGTAGGTGTACAag ATTCAATCAATGATACAAATCCTCGGATAATCAAAGATATGAGGCCTCGTAAGCTGGCAAGTGAATTAAAATGCCCTTATTACGAGACATGTGCTGTATACGGCTTAAATGTTGAAAGAGTATTTCAAGATG TTTGTcaaagaataattgaaaatatatcttcAAAACACTTTCGATGTAATGGACAAAGCTCGGGAGAAGACGATAAAAAACACTCTGCGCCTGTGATTACAAAACATGTACAACCACCTACCAAAGACATGGACATAGTTTGTCCGATTCCAAAAGATAGTGTCAGCAGCAATTACCATTCACCT GGAACTGAGAAAGATGATGAAACAACGATTCGATCTGGAAATGATAGCAGCTCTCATGTTGACCCTGTAACCACCAACGATAGTTTTCAATATATACAAAATCAACATGGAGAACTGCGAACGTCGATATTAACTCCAACAACAATCAG GAAATTTAGGAGAAAATCAAATATATTCACGCCGtctaaaaaagaaaaatataatatggGTGAAATGGGTGTTGGCAGAGAAATACCTGCCAAACAGGGATATCTGTTTAAACGAAGCAGTAAATCTCTCaaagagtggaaaaaaaagtacgtcACCTTGTTGGAGGATGGACGTTTAACTTATCACTCCAGtttacat GATTACATGAACGATTCTAATGGGAAAGAGATCTTACTTCAATACGTAACTGTTAAAGTGCCTGGGAAAACTCCGAAGGGGTCCAAAGCTACAGTAGCTCAAG AAGACAGCTTTGAGTTTTCCATTATCTCCCTGGAAAACAAAACATGGCACTTCGAGGCAAATAATGCAGACGATAGGGATAGCTGGATACTAGCTATCGAGCAACAAATTTTGTCTAGCTTGCAAAATAGTGATACGGATAAAAAGAATGAGACAGATGCCTTCAAAATGCATTGTATTAAATACAAGATTTCCGGTAACGACGCGTGTGTCGATTGTGGTGCACCAA acCCCGACTGGGCAAGCCTTAACATGGGAGTGTTAATGTGTATCGAGTGTTCAGGAATACATAGAAATTTAGGGTCTCATATCTCGAAAGTCAGATCTCTTGACTTAGATGATTGGTC GTCCGGACAACTGAGCGTGATGTTAGCATTAGGTAATGACATAGCAAATAGTGTTTGGGAATATTGTCTGAATGGTAAGCAAAAGCCGAATTCTGAATCTCCTAGAGAAGATAAGGAACAATGGATTAGATGGAAATACGAGGAAAAAGCTTTTTTACCACCTATCAATCCTAATATTTCATTGggaaaattattgattgattCTATTTGTCG GGGCGACACACGGGCATTTACTTTATGCCTGGCGCGATGTACCTGCGaagatataaatatttctgTCAGCGCTGAAGATCTTCGAACACCACTTCATCTTGCTTGCGCAACTGGAAATCTTGCAATGGCTCAATTGTTAATATGG cAAAAAGCAAATCCTCATAGTTTAGACCATGAAGGACGAACTTGTATGTCGTATGTGCAAGCTCTCGAAAGGACAATCGACAATTCTTCCGATTCAATGGAAATGCAAAAACTTCTGGAGGTTTTAGAACAAGCAAGTATCTCCGGTGTTGATGATTCCGAAACTGTCCAGTATTAA
- the LOC124302628 gene encoding centaurin-gamma-1A isoform X2, translating to MTTGQSGHDYALAIRQEIQRFESVHPSIYAIYDLIDLISDTHIAKQIREHVVAIEDSFVNSHEWTLARDVPELHLGIIGSSDSGKSALVHRYLTGSFMHEESPEGGRFKKEVFVNDQSYLLLIRDEGSVPELQFSSWIDAVLLVFSLESEDSFSRIYSYYNRMCSFRNMIDVPKVLVGVQDSINDTNPRIIKDMRPRKLASELKCPYYETCAVYGLNVERVFQDVCQRIIENISSKHFRCNGQSSGEDDKKHSAPVITKHVQPPTKDMDIVCPIPKDSVSSNYHSPGTEKDDETTIRSGNDSSSHVDPVTTNDSFQYIQNQHGELRTSILTPTTIRKFRRKSNIFTPSKKEKYNMGEMGVGREIPAKQGYLFKRSSKSLKEWKKKYVTLLEDGRLTYHSSLHDYMNDSNGKEILLQYVTVKVPGKTPKGSKATVAQEDSFEFSIISLENKTWHFEANNADDRDSWILAIEQQILSSLQNSDTDKKNETDAFKMHCIKYKISGNDACVDCGAPNPDWASLNMGVLMCIECSGIHRNLGSHISKVRSLDLDDWSSGQLSVMLALGNDIANSVWEYCLNGKQKPNSESPREDKEQWIRWKYEEKAFLPPINPNISLGKLLIDSICRGDTRAFTLCLARCTCEDINISVSAEDLRTPLHLACATGNLAMAQLLIWQKANPHSLDHEGRTCMSYVQALERTIDNSSDSMEMQKLLEVLEQLFHTH from the exons ATGACAACAGGCCAAAGTGGACATGACTACGCTCTTGCAATTAGACAAGAAATCCAGCGTTTCGAAAGTGTTCATCCCTCAATATACGCTATTTATGACCTTATAGATCTCATATCTGATACACACATTGCCAAACAAATTCGAGAGCACGTTGTTGCTATTGAAG ACTCCTTTGTTAACAGTCACGAATGGACTTTAGCAAGAGACGTCCCAGAATTACATCTAGGTATCATTGGCTCATCAGATTCCGGGAAGTCCGCCCTAGTTCATAGGTACCTCACAGGATCTTTTATGCACGAGGAATCTCCGGAAGGCGGTCGTTTCAAAAAGGAAGTTTTTGTCAATGATCAAAGCTATTTGCTCCTTATTAGAGATGAAGGCAGTGTTCCAGAATTGCAA TTTTCTTCATGGATAGATGCAGTACTATTGGTATTTAGTTTAGAAAGTGAGGATAGCTTCTCCCGGATATATAGTTATTACAACCGAATGTGTTCATTTCGAAACATGATTGATGTGCCGAAAGTACTTGTAGGTGTACAag ATTCAATCAATGATACAAATCCTCGGATAATCAAAGATATGAGGCCTCGTAAGCTGGCAAGTGAATTAAAATGCCCTTATTACGAGACATGTGCTGTATACGGCTTAAATGTTGAAAGAGTATTTCAAGATG TTTGTcaaagaataattgaaaatatatcttcAAAACACTTTCGATGTAATGGACAAAGCTCGGGAGAAGACGATAAAAAACACTCTGCGCCTGTGATTACAAAACATGTACAACCACCTACCAAAGACATGGACATAGTTTGTCCGATTCCAAAAGATAGTGTCAGCAGCAATTACCATTCACCT GGAACTGAGAAAGATGATGAAACAACGATTCGATCTGGAAATGATAGCAGCTCTCATGTTGACCCTGTAACCACCAACGATAGTTTTCAATATATACAAAATCAACATGGAGAACTGCGAACGTCGATATTAACTCCAACAACAATCAG GAAATTTAGGAGAAAATCAAATATATTCACGCCGtctaaaaaagaaaaatataatatggGTGAAATGGGTGTTGGCAGAGAAATACCTGCCAAACAGGGATATCTGTTTAAACGAAGCAGTAAATCTCTCaaagagtggaaaaaaaagtacgtcACCTTGTTGGAGGATGGACGTTTAACTTATCACTCCAGtttacat GATTACATGAACGATTCTAATGGGAAAGAGATCTTACTTCAATACGTAACTGTTAAAGTGCCTGGGAAAACTCCGAAGGGGTCCAAAGCTACAGTAGCTCAAG AAGACAGCTTTGAGTTTTCCATTATCTCCCTGGAAAACAAAACATGGCACTTCGAGGCAAATAATGCAGACGATAGGGATAGCTGGATACTAGCTATCGAGCAACAAATTTTGTCTAGCTTGCAAAATAGTGATACGGATAAAAAGAATGAGACAGATGCCTTCAAAATGCATTGTATTAAATACAAGATTTCCGGTAACGACGCGTGTGTCGATTGTGGTGCACCAA acCCCGACTGGGCAAGCCTTAACATGGGAGTGTTAATGTGTATCGAGTGTTCAGGAATACATAGAAATTTAGGGTCTCATATCTCGAAAGTCAGATCTCTTGACTTAGATGATTGGTC GTCCGGACAACTGAGCGTGATGTTAGCATTAGGTAATGACATAGCAAATAGTGTTTGGGAATATTGTCTGAATGGTAAGCAAAAGCCGAATTCTGAATCTCCTAGAGAAGATAAGGAACAATGGATTAGATGGAAATACGAGGAAAAAGCTTTTTTACCACCTATCAATCCTAATATTTCATTGggaaaattattgattgattCTATTTGTCG GGGCGACACACGGGCATTTACTTTATGCCTGGCGCGATGTACCTGCGaagatataaatatttctgTCAGCGCTGAAGATCTTCGAACACCACTTCATCTTGCTTGCGCAACTGGAAATCTTGCAATGGCTCAATTGTTAATATGG cAAAAAGCAAATCCTCATAGTTTAGACCATGAAGGACGAACTTGTATGTCGTATGTGCAAGCTCTCGAAAGGACAATCGACAATTCTTCCGATTCAATGGAAATGCAAAAACTTCTGGAGGTTTTAGAACAA cTTTTTCACACCCACTGA
- the LOC124302628 gene encoding centaurin-gamma-1A isoform X3, which produces MHEESPEGGRFKKEVFVNDQSYLLLIRDEGSVPELQFSSWIDAVLLVFSLESEDSFSRIYSYYNRMCSFRNMIDVPKVLVGVQDSINDTNPRIIKDMRPRKLASELKCPYYETCAVYGLNVERVFQDVCQRIIENISSKHFRCNGQSSGEDDKKHSAPVITKHVQPPTKDMDIVCPIPKDSVSSNYHSPGTEKDDETTIRSGNDSSSHVDPVTTNDSFQYIQNQHGELRTSILTPTTIRKFRRKSNIFTPSKKEKYNMGEMGVGREIPAKQGYLFKRSSKSLKEWKKKYVTLLEDGRLTYHSSLHDYMNDSNGKEILLQYVTVKVPGKTPKGSKATVAQEDSFEFSIISLENKTWHFEANNADDRDSWILAIEQQILSSLQNSDTDKKNETDAFKMHCIKYKISGNDACVDCGAPNPDWASLNMGVLMCIECSGIHRNLGSHISKVRSLDLDDWSSGQLSVMLALGNDIANSVWEYCLNGKQKPNSESPREDKEQWIRWKYEEKAFLPPINPNISLGKLLIDSICRGDTRAFTLCLARCTCEDINISVSAEDLRTPLHLACATGNLAMAQLLIWQKANPHSLDHEGRTCMSYVQALERTIDNSSDSMEMQKLLEVLEQASISGVDDSETVQY; this is translated from the exons ATGCACGAGGAATCTCCGGAAGGCGGTCGTTTCAAAAAGGAAGTTTTTGTCAATGATCAAAGCTATTTGCTCCTTATTAGAGATGAAGGCAGTGTTCCAGAATTGCAA TTTTCTTCATGGATAGATGCAGTACTATTGGTATTTAGTTTAGAAAGTGAGGATAGCTTCTCCCGGATATATAGTTATTACAACCGAATGTGTTCATTTCGAAACATGATTGATGTGCCGAAAGTACTTGTAGGTGTACAag ATTCAATCAATGATACAAATCCTCGGATAATCAAAGATATGAGGCCTCGTAAGCTGGCAAGTGAATTAAAATGCCCTTATTACGAGACATGTGCTGTATACGGCTTAAATGTTGAAAGAGTATTTCAAGATG TTTGTcaaagaataattgaaaatatatcttcAAAACACTTTCGATGTAATGGACAAAGCTCGGGAGAAGACGATAAAAAACACTCTGCGCCTGTGATTACAAAACATGTACAACCACCTACCAAAGACATGGACATAGTTTGTCCGATTCCAAAAGATAGTGTCAGCAGCAATTACCATTCACCT GGAACTGAGAAAGATGATGAAACAACGATTCGATCTGGAAATGATAGCAGCTCTCATGTTGACCCTGTAACCACCAACGATAGTTTTCAATATATACAAAATCAACATGGAGAACTGCGAACGTCGATATTAACTCCAACAACAATCAG GAAATTTAGGAGAAAATCAAATATATTCACGCCGtctaaaaaagaaaaatataatatggGTGAAATGGGTGTTGGCAGAGAAATACCTGCCAAACAGGGATATCTGTTTAAACGAAGCAGTAAATCTCTCaaagagtggaaaaaaaagtacgtcACCTTGTTGGAGGATGGACGTTTAACTTATCACTCCAGtttacat GATTACATGAACGATTCTAATGGGAAAGAGATCTTACTTCAATACGTAACTGTTAAAGTGCCTGGGAAAACTCCGAAGGGGTCCAAAGCTACAGTAGCTCAAG AAGACAGCTTTGAGTTTTCCATTATCTCCCTGGAAAACAAAACATGGCACTTCGAGGCAAATAATGCAGACGATAGGGATAGCTGGATACTAGCTATCGAGCAACAAATTTTGTCTAGCTTGCAAAATAGTGATACGGATAAAAAGAATGAGACAGATGCCTTCAAAATGCATTGTATTAAATACAAGATTTCCGGTAACGACGCGTGTGTCGATTGTGGTGCACCAA acCCCGACTGGGCAAGCCTTAACATGGGAGTGTTAATGTGTATCGAGTGTTCAGGAATACATAGAAATTTAGGGTCTCATATCTCGAAAGTCAGATCTCTTGACTTAGATGATTGGTC GTCCGGACAACTGAGCGTGATGTTAGCATTAGGTAATGACATAGCAAATAGTGTTTGGGAATATTGTCTGAATGGTAAGCAAAAGCCGAATTCTGAATCTCCTAGAGAAGATAAGGAACAATGGATTAGATGGAAATACGAGGAAAAAGCTTTTTTACCACCTATCAATCCTAATATTTCATTGggaaaattattgattgattCTATTTGTCG GGGCGACACACGGGCATTTACTTTATGCCTGGCGCGATGTACCTGCGaagatataaatatttctgTCAGCGCTGAAGATCTTCGAACACCACTTCATCTTGCTTGCGCAACTGGAAATCTTGCAATGGCTCAATTGTTAATATGG cAAAAAGCAAATCCTCATAGTTTAGACCATGAAGGACGAACTTGTATGTCGTATGTGCAAGCTCTCGAAAGGACAATCGACAATTCTTCCGATTCAATGGAAATGCAAAAACTTCTGGAGGTTTTAGAACAAGCAAGTATCTCCGGTGTTGATGATTCCGAAACTGTCCAGTATTAA